A stretch of Henckelia pumila isolate YLH828 chromosome 4, ASM3356847v2, whole genome shotgun sequence DNA encodes these proteins:
- the LOC140865346 gene encoding probable xyloglucan endotransglucosylase/hydrolase protein 8, with protein sequence MEKRAHLSLPLLVFTANVLALLGPFSEAAVSKGSFDDNFSKTCPATNFKTSADGQIWYLSLDKQAGCGFMTKQRYRFGWFSMKLKLVGGDSAGVVTAYYMCTENAAGPERDELDFEFLGNRTGQPYIIQTNVYKNGTGNREMRHSLWFDPTEDYHDYGFLWNNEQILFVVDQVPIRVYKNTNYTNNFFPNQKPMYLFSSIWNADDWATRGGLEKTNWTKAPFVSSYTGFVADGCQWEDPYPACVSTTTEHWWDQYNAWHLSETQNMDYAWVQRNLVVYDYCQDKKRFATMPEECCLNEPSTCVT encoded by the exons ATGGAGAAAAGGGCTCATCTTTCTCTCCCTCTTCTTGTCTTCACCGCCAATGTTCTTGCTCTACTTGGCCCATTTTCTGAGGCCGCAGTGTCAAAAGGGTCATTTGATGATAATTTCAGCAAGACTTGTCCTGCCACTAACTTCAAAACTTCTGCAGATGGGCAGATCTGGTATCTTTCCCTGGATAAACAAGCAG GTTGCGGGTTTATGACAAAGCAGAGATACAGATTCGGTTGGTTCAGCATGAAACTCAAACTTGTTGGAGGCGACTCAGCTGGAGTGGTGACTGCTTATTAT ATGTGCACTGAAAATGCGGCAGGGCCGGAGAGGGATGAGCTAGACTTCGAGTTCTTGGGGAACAGAACAGGGCAACCTTACATTATACAGACAAACGTGTACAAAAATGGAACTGGCAACCGCGAGATGAGACACAGTTTATGGTTCGACCCCACCGAGGATTATCACGATTATGGCTTTCTGTGGAACAATGAACAAATACT ATTTGTTGTGGATCAAGTCCCTATCAGAGTTTACAAGAACACCAACTACACAAACAACTTCTTCCCCAACCAGAAGCCAATGTACTTGTTTTCGAGCATCTGGAACGCGGATGACTGGGCAACAAGAGGTGGTCTAGAGAAAACAAACTGGACAAAAGCACCCTTTGTGTCGTCTTACACGGGTTTCGTGGCGGATGGGTGCCAATGGGAGGACCCTTATCCCGCCTGTGTATCCACCACAACGGAACATTGGTGGGATCAATACAATGCGTGGCATCTCTCGGAGACTCAGAACATGGATTATGCTTGGGTGCAGAGGAACCTCGTGGTGTATGATTATTGTCAGGATAAGAAGAGGTTCGCCACAATGCCTGAGGAGTGTTGTCTGAATGAACCCAGCACCTGCGTTACTTGA